One window from the genome of Malus domestica chromosome 01, GDT2T_hap1 encodes:
- the LOC103406519 gene encoding receptor-like protein EIX1: MRCIEREREALLAIKQKLVDDYNVLSSWGREEHKQDCCKWVGVHCSNRTNHVTQLNLGRERLDQAYSLQQKGDPQEIKYYLQGMMSPKLIELQHLKYLDLSEINFHGAQLPDFVGNLSNLRHLDISRASFGGRVPSQVGNLTHLQFLDLSYNAFANVENLNSWLPLLSSLTYLDLSYNNLRNVPDWLEIVNNHPKLTNLTLAKCGLSSPPIHSSTLFNMNSSKSLAHVDLSNNQFTSPSIFLWLSNYNASLVHLDLSSNSLTGLIPQVFGNMSSLVYLSLSNNHIEGGIPQSFSRLCNLQELRLSNNTLNGRLSKLVQMLMSTCPNQNSLETLRLSYNHLSGSIPNLTNFSSLKGLDLYENQLKGTIPESIGQMSNLEYMYLDMNALEGVVSESHFSNLSRLTSLYLSSNSLALSFNSNWVPPFQLDTIVLGSCKMGPYFPKGFLHFNP; the protein is encoded by the coding sequence ATGAGGTGCATTGAGAGGGAAAGAGAAGCACTCCTTGCTATCAAACAGAAGCTCGTGGATGACTACAATGTCCTCTCCTCATGGGGAAGAGAAGAACACAAGCAAGATTGTTGTAAATGGGTTGGCGTCCACTGCAGCAACCGCACCAACCATGTTACTCAACTTAATCTTGGAAGGGAACGTTTGGATCAAGCTTACTCACTTCAACAGAAAGGAGACCCGCAGGAAATCAAATATTATTTGCAAGGTATGATGAGTCCTAAACTGATTGAGTTGCAGCATTTGAAATATTTGGACCTTTCGGAAATTAACTTTCATGGGGCCCAACTTCCAGATTTCGTTGGTAATCTTTCCAATTTAAGACACCTCGATATCTCTCGTGCTTCTTTTGGTGGTCGAGTTCCAAGTCAGGTTGGAAACCTCACCCACTTGCAATTTCTCGATCTCAGCTACAATGCCTTTGCTAATGTAGAAAATTTGAATTCATGGctccctcttctttcttctttaacaTATTTGGACCTGAGTTACAACAATCTTCGTAATGTTCCTGACTGGCTGGAAATAGTTAATAACCACCCTAAACTTACAAACTTGACATTGGCTAAATGTGGTCTTTCTTCACCTCCAATTCATTCCAGTACTCTTTTTAACATGAATTCTTCTAAATCTCTTGCTCATGTTGATCTCAGTAACAACCAATTCACTTCTCCTTCAATATTCTTATGGTTGTCAAACTACAATGCCAGTCTTGTTCATCTTGACCTCTCTTCGAACAGTTTAACTGGTTTAATTCCCCAAGTTTTTGGAAACATGAGCTCTCTTGtctatctatctctctctaaTAACCACATTGAAGGAGGGATTCCGCAATCTTTTTCCAGGTTATGTAATCTGCAAGAATTGCGCCTTTCCAACAACACTTTGAATGGACGGCTTTCTAAGTTGGTTCAAATGTTAATGTCTACATGTCCAAATCAAAACTCATTAGAGACTTTAAGACTCTCATACAATCATCTTTCTGGATCAATTCCTAATCTCACAAACTTTTCATCGTTGAAAGGATTAGATCTCTATGAAAATCAATTGAAAGGAACAATACCTGAAAGCATTGGGCAAATGTCTAATTTGGAGTACATGTATTTGGATATGAATGCTTTGGAAGGTGTGGTTTCGGAAAGCcacttctccaatctctctagATTAACATCTTTGTATTTGTCCTCCAATTCACTGGCTTTAAGCTTCAATTCTAATTGGGTTCCACCTTTTCAATTGGACACTATAGTTTTGGGGTCATGTAAGATGGGTCCATATTTTCCAAAGGGGTTTCtccattttaatccttaa